The Cloeon dipterum chromosome 3, ieCloDipt1.1, whole genome shotgun sequence genome includes a region encoding these proteins:
- the LOC135940073 gene encoding trypsin-2-like produces MLLKTVTIILACSVLVLGSPSRLPGKSELSRSGNRIVGGTVVKKHEIPWQVSIKFYEGLHYCGGSIISKNYIITAAHVTEYNGYPPSYFQVVAGTEEWATPGTIHNVTEIIVHELFEPYTYENDIAIWKVDPPFKFAGGTQPVTLPAQGAESVPEIVMTVSGWGSTAVGGGGQASDVLLKGDLFVVSKEECNRNYEWSGGIAPNQMCAGVPMGGIDACEGDDGGPLFFNGELRGLVSWGRGCGTIYYPGVYTEVSAYRNWINQTVGV; encoded by the exons ATGCTGCTCAAAACGGTCACAATTATTCTAGCTTGCTCCGTTCTCGTCCTCG GTAGCCCTTCAAGGCTGCCAGGCAAATCGGAACTTTCCAGGTCAGGGAATAGGATCGTGGGCGGTACTGTGGTCAAGAAGCATGAAATTCCGTGGCAAGTGTCCATTAAGTTCTATGAAGGGCTGCACTACTGCGGTGGCAGCATCATCTCGAAGAACTACATCATCACTGCAGCTCACGTCACAGaata TAATGGTTATCCGCCGAGCTACTTCCAAGTAGTGGCCGGCACTGAGGAATGGGCCACTCCTGGCACAATTCACAACGTCACCGAGATCATCGTCCACGAACTGTTCGAGCCTTACACTTACGAGAACGACATTGCCATCTGGAAGGTGGACCCACCCTTCAAATTCGCCGGTGGAACGCAGCCCGTTACGTTGCCCGCCCAAGGCGCCGAATCTGTGCCGGAAATAGTCATGACCGTCTCAGGATGGGGAAGCACTGCG GTGGGTGGTGGAGGGCAGGCGTCTGATGTCCTTTTGAAGGGAGACTTGTTTGTCGTATCCAAGGAAGAGTGCAACAGAAACTACGAATGGTCTGGAGGAATTGCCCCTAATCAGATGTGCGCCGGGGTGCCCATGGGAGGCATTGATGCGTGCGAGGGCGACGACGGCGGGCCTCTCTTTTTCAACGGCGAGCTGAGAGGGTTGGTGTCTTGGGGCAGAGGCTGCGGCACCATCTACTACCCTGGTGTCTACACCGAGGTCTCCGCCTACCGCAATTGGATCAACCAAACAGTcggtgtttga
- the LOC135938337 gene encoding trypsin-1-like, whose product MHTVVSIMQHEEWNADTFENDIAVWQVTPPFVWGTATAPIALLEQGTETPDFTLLTVSGWGATSTGGSESSDLLRVDVPVVPVSDCDTAYQAYGGVFPSQICAGFADGGADACTGDSGGPLFREGALHGISSWGNGCAQPGYPGIYTKASAFTDWIRLNTNKMLFKVVVVLACATLALAGTSRLQGAKLFKAGDKIVGGSPARAGEIPWQVSIQTNIGGFHMCGGSIISNDFIVTAAHCSENRPSYYQVVAGTLQSASPGTIHSVVEIITADWNSNTNENDISLWRVDPPFVFDTNTDAVQLPAQGTESTAGSRMTVSGWGTTSYGGSASPDLLKVDVPIVSKTECSSNYAAYGGIPPNQICAGEAAGGADSCQGDSGGPLFRNGELRGIVSWGNGCAWAGFPGVYTEVSAYRDWINLNTGV is encoded by the exons ATGCACACCGTCGTCAGCATCATGCAGCACGAGGAGTGGAACGCGGACACCTTTGAGAACGACATCGCCGTGTGGCAGGTGACACCGCCGTTTGTTTGGGGCACCGCCACGGCGCCGATCGCTCTGCTCGAACAGGGCACAGAAACGCCAGACTTCACCCTCCTTACGGTCTCTGGCTGGGGCGCCACCTCC acAGGAGGGTCAGAATCAAGCGACCTGCTGAGAGTGGATGTGCCGGTGGTGCCGGTGTCCGATTGCGACACCGCGTACCAAGCATACGGGGGTGTGTTCCCAAGTCAAATCTGCGCCGGATTCGCGGACGGGGGCGCTGACGCGTGTACGGGAGACTCGGGGGGCCCGCTCTTCCGCGAGGGCGCCCTGCACGGCATCTCGTCGTGGGGCAACGGCTGCGCGCAGCCAGGCTACCCCGGCATCTACACCAAAGCCTCCGCTTTCACCGACTGGATCCGACTAAACACCAAC aaaatgctgttCAAAGTAGTAGTAGTTCTGGCATGTGCCACTTTAGCCTTAG cTGGCACGTCCAGGCTGCAAGGCGCCAAGCTGTTCAAGGCAGGCGACAAGATTGTTGGCGGTTCTCCGGCCAGAGCGGGTGAAATCCCGTGGCAGGTGTCCATCCAGACCAACATCGGAGGCTTCCACATGTGCGGCGGCTCCATCATCTCCAACGATTTCATCGTCACGGCCGCCCATTGCTCTGA GAATCGTCCATCGTACTACCAAGTGGTGGCTGGCACCCTGCAGTCAGCCAGCCCTGGCACGATTCACAGCGTCGTTGAGATCATCACCGCCGACTGGAACTCGAACACCAACGAGAATGACATTTCCCTCTGGAGAGTGGACCCTCCCTTCGTGTTCGACACCAACACTGATGCCGTGCAGCTGCCTGCTCAGGGCACCGAATCCACGGCGGGATCCAGAATGACCGTCTCGGGATGGGGCACCACCTCA TATGGAGGATCCGCATCTCCCGACCTTTTGAAGGTGGACGTGCCGATCGTGTCCAAGACCGAGTGCAGCAGCAACTATGCCGCCTACGGAGGCATCCCCCCGAACCAGATCTGCGCTGGTGAGGCCGCGGGTGGCGCCGACTCGTGCCAGGGCGACTCTGGCGGACCCCTCTTCCGCAATGGCGAGCTGCGTGGCATTGTTTCCTGGGGCAACGGCTGCGCCTGGGCCGGATTCCCTGGTGTCTACACCGAGGTTTCCGCGTACCGCGATTGGATTAACCTCAACACTGGtgtctaa
- the LOC135940072 gene encoding trypsin alpha-3-like: MSDRHNIKGDENLDSALNMNAKLVIVLACATLALGGVRKLTGPQLFRTTGKIVGGSPAAAGEIPWQVSLQYTDGFPFCGGFIISEEWIVTAAHCSDQVPSQVRVIVGTLENARPGQTLNVAEIVSNPAYNPSTSSGDIAVWRVDSPITWNSDTQPATLASSTPSTGTLTTVSGWGTTSFGGSASDVLLKVDVPIFDYAECDSIYSIYGGVPADQICAGVPEGGVDSCQGDSGGPLFLAGGGDVVGVVSWGNGCAFAGFPGVYTDVWSNRDFISSTTGV, from the exons ATGAGCGATCGCCACAATATAAAAGGCGACGAAAATTTGGATTCGGCACTCAACATGAACGCCAAGTTGGTTATCGTTCTGGCCTGCGCAACTCTCGCCTTGG GCGGAGTTCGCAAACTCACCGGCCCCCAGCTCTTCAGGACCACCGGCAAGATCGTCGGAGGCTCCCCTGCCGCCGCTGGAGAAATCCCCTGGCAGGTGTCCCTGCAGTACACTGACGGATTCCCCTTCTGCGGAGGTTTCATCATCTCTGAGGAATGGATCGTCACTGCTGCTCACTGCTC TGACCAAGTCCCCTCCCAAGTGCGTGTCATTGTCGGCACTCTGGAGAACGCCAGACCCGGACAGACCCTCAATGTTGCTGAGATCGTCAGCAACCCCGCCTACAACCCCAGCACCTCTTCTGGAGACATCGCCGTCTGGAGGGTTGACTCTCCCATCACCTGGAATAGCGACACCCAGCCTGCCACTTTGGCTTCCTCGACCCCCTCTACTGGCACTCTGACCACCGTCTCTGGATGGGGCACCACCTCC TTCGGAGGATCCGCCTCTGATGTCCTCCTGAAGGTCGATGTGCCCATCTTCGACTATGCCGAGTGCGACAGCATCTACTCCATCTATGGTGGTGTGCCCGCTGACCAGATCTGCGCCGGTGTGCCCGAGGGTGGCGTCGACTCTTGCCAGGGTGACTCTGGCGGCCCCCTCTTCTTGGCTGGTGGCGGCGATGTTGTTGGCGTTGTCTCCTGGGGCAATGGCTGTGCTTTCGCTGGATTCCCAGGCGTCTACACCGACGTTTGGTCCAACCGCGACTTCATCAGCAGCACCACTGGTGTCTAA